The DNA segment CGCTGCTGGCACCGCCAGAAGATGCCCCGTATCCACCGCGATGAACTCCCCAACCTGCATCTGCAGGCGAGCTCATCAAACCTGCCAGCAAAACTGTCGCTGGCACCATCATTCGAATTCGTTTCATCTGTTTTGTCGTCCTTTGTGCTTTGCTTGGCCAATTACCTGCGATCCCGCCCATCGGGATAATCCTAGCGGCGGTATTTGCAGCCCCATCTAGAATAGCCTTCAAACTGGGGGATTCAAGAAGATGGCGCCGTTTTTAGGGAATACAGAAGAACAAGCCAGTATTACGATTCCAATACTGATAGTGGTTCCGTAAAAACCGACGGCAACGACCGCACAGCGCGGCGCTGTCCCGACCCAAAATCGCGACGAATTAGTCTTGCGATCTCATTTCAAATCTTGGCTTGATGCCAGCGAGGGACGTGAAATCGATTCGTGACCTCCTGTCGGTCTGCCCACGCGCTGGCGAGCATAGCGACGGGACTGCCGCAACTACCGTCGCAAGAGGGTGGCCCCCGCTCGGAAACCGTCACCTATTGATTTCACGTCCCAGTCGCTCGAATCAAGCCGCTTTAATCAACTTTTTTAAAGCCGATATCGTCGAAGTCAGCGACTCCGGTTGCTCCGAACAATCCAATCCGCAGGATCGCTTCGCGGCTTTGAGGTGGGACACGAATCAAGCGGCTTTCCGATTTCCAGCCTCGGGTTCCGCGGAACGGCCCCAACCAAAAAGTGCCCCGTTCACGACGCAGTTCGTCGTAAAAGGTAATGGCAACAATCGGCAGACGGTCACTTCCTTCCGCGCCGACCACCGCGCGGGTTCGGACACGCCCCGACAACCGGGCCATCGTTACTTCGCGACCATCGATCGCCAATCCCTGCAATAGATGGGAATCGAGTCCTGGCGTTTCGTTCTCGAAACGGATATACGAGCCATCGCTCTCTCCAGCGGTCGACGCACTTGACCCCGAAACGATATCGGTTTCAGCGGGTACCTGATGGACCTGGCGACCGTAGTACCAGCCAGGAATATGGATCGAAGAGTCGCCGGACTGGCTGAAATCGCCGTTGATGACTTTAGGGTTGGACGGGTCAGGCTTTTGCTGCCGACCATCTTCGGCTTCGCCAGTCATTGGAACAAACAACGTAGGACGGAGCGGCTGCCGCTCCAGTTTCCCGTCCTTTTTGATCATCCGATAAAGAGTCTGCTGATAACGCTCGCCGACGGGGATGATCATCTGGCCCCCTTCGCGCAACTGATCGACCAACGGCTGGGGGATCGATTCGGGAGAGCAGGTCACGATGATTTTGTCGAACGGAGCCGCTTCGGGCCAGCCTAAAAAACCATCGCCAACGCGAGCCGAAACGTTCTCGTAACCCAGTCGCTCCAGAACCTCTTTCGCCTTCTTACCCAACGGGCGGACAATTTCGATGGTATAGACGTGTTCTACCAACGGACTGAGGACCGCCGCTTGATATCCGCTGCCGGTCCCGATTTCCAAAACTTTGTCGGTCGGCTGTGGATCAAGGGCCTCGGTCATCAAAGCCACAATAAACGGACTGCTGATCGTTTGAGCGTCTCCGATCGGCAGCGCCATATCGAAATAGGCTTTGCTGCGCTGCGAAGTGGGAACAAATTC comes from the Roseimaritima multifibrata genome and includes:
- a CDS encoding protein-L-isoaspartate(D-aspartate) O-methyltransferase, producing the protein MSTRFGFSFHPALLAAVFSVGFLVPFIQVGTAVAEDPFQKARQQLVETRIQTAGVTDTRVLRSIAETPRHEFVPTSQRSKAYFDMALPIGDAQTISSPFIVALMTEALDPQPTDKVLEIGTGSGYQAAVLSPLVEHVYTIEIVRPLGKKAKEVLERLGYENVSARVGDGFLGWPEAAPFDKIIVTCSPESIPQPLVDQLREGGQMIIPVGERYQQTLYRMIKKDGKLERQPLRPTLFVPMTGEAEDGRQQKPDPSNPKVINGDFSQSGDSSIHIPGWYYGRQVHQVPAETDIVSGSSASTAGESDGSYIRFENETPGLDSHLLQGLAIDGREVTMARLSGRVRTRAVVGAEGSDRLPIVAITFYDELRRERGTFWLGPFRGTRGWKSESRLIRVPPQSREAILRIGLFGATGVADFDDIGFKKVD